The Pelodiscus sinensis isolate JC-2024 chromosome 5, ASM4963464v1, whole genome shotgun sequence genome includes a region encoding these proteins:
- the LOC142829724 gene encoding C-type lectin domain family 10 member A-like isoform X1, whose product MEDEAIYINLDTEKPHLQPAGKRSAHGEGWGREEEAIYTHVDTREASLQPPGKRPDTPAAPPGKSANTLCSLLVVLSLALGASLAAVTVLYFQGQKNLRDVEAAHKIRVSLQPNSTMDTSKELAALQLLGEAQAGVRMLRAQLGNVSAENRELQTRLDNITAALRAVQDCFRDVRTKLSAGWRRHGGNLYYFSQEEKSWFKAQQFCASQGSYLASVSSQEEKEFLSKEIRGQKHWIGLTDQGTEGRWRWVDGSEYRADASRGFWDSHQPDNWHQGIGGSEDCVEIRTMAMWNDVNCSLPARWICKQSCGQAGL is encoded by the exons ATGGAGGATGAAGCTATTTACATAAATTTGGATACTGAAAAACCACATCTCCAGCCTGCAGGTAAGCGTTCAGCTCAcggggaaggatgggggagggaggaggaagccaTCTATACACATGTGGATACTAGAGAAGCAAGTCTCCAGCCTCCAG GCAAACGCCCTGACACGCCCGCTGCGCCGCCTGGCAAGTCCGCGaacaccctctgctccctgctggttGTTCTGAGCCTGGCTCTGGGCGCCTCCCTCGCTGCAGTGACCGTCCTGT ATTTCCAGGGGCAGAAAAACCTACGAGATGTAGAAGCGGCTCATAAAATCAGAGTCTCTCTGCAGCCCAACAGCACCATGGACACCTCGAAGGAGCTGGCCG cactgcagctccTGGGCGAAGCACAGGCAGGAGTCCGGAtgctgagagcccagctgggaaaTGTCAGTGCGGAGAACAGAGAACTCCAGACCCGTCTGGATAACATCACTGCAGCACTGCGAGCAGTGCAGGATTGCTTCA GGGATGTGCGGACAAAGCTCTCTGCAGGCTGGAGGCGTCATGGTGGGAACCTCTATTACTTCTCCCAAGAAGAGAAGTCATGGTTCAAGGCCCAGCAGTTCTGTGCGTCTCAGGGCTCATACCTGGCCTCTGTCTCCTCCCAAGAGGAGAAG GAGTTCCTCTCCAAGGAGATCCGGGGACAAAAACACTGGATTGGACTCACCGACCAGGGCACTGAAGGCCGCTGGCGCTGGGTGGACGGCTCAGAATACAGAGCAGATGCCAGCAGGGG GTTCTGGGATTCCCATCAGCCTGACAACTGGCACCAGGGGATCGGAGGCAGCGAAGACTGTGTTGAGATCCGCACAATGGCTATGTGGAATGATGTCAACTGCTCTCTGCCTGCGCGGTGGATCTGTAAGCAATCATGTGGACAGGCTGGGCTGTGA
- the LOC142829724 gene encoding C-type lectin domain family 10 member A-like isoform X2 yields MEDEAIYINLDTEKPHLQPAGKRPDTPAAPPGKSANTLCSLLVVLSLALGASLAAVTVLYFQGQKNLRDVEAAHKIRVSLQPNSTMDTSKELAALQLLGEAQAGVRMLRAQLGNVSAENRELQTRLDNITAALRAVQDCFRDVRTKLSAGWRRHGGNLYYFSQEEKSWFKAQQFCASQGSYLASVSSQEEKEFLSKEIRGQKHWIGLTDQGTEGRWRWVDGSEYRADASRGFWDSHQPDNWHQGIGGSEDCVEIRTMAMWNDVNCSLPARWICKQSCGQAGL; encoded by the exons ATGGAGGATGAAGCTATTTACATAAATTTGGATACTGAAAAACCACATCTCCAGCCTGCAG GCAAACGCCCTGACACGCCCGCTGCGCCGCCTGGCAAGTCCGCGaacaccctctgctccctgctggttGTTCTGAGCCTGGCTCTGGGCGCCTCCCTCGCTGCAGTGACCGTCCTGT ATTTCCAGGGGCAGAAAAACCTACGAGATGTAGAAGCGGCTCATAAAATCAGAGTCTCTCTGCAGCCCAACAGCACCATGGACACCTCGAAGGAGCTGGCCG cactgcagctccTGGGCGAAGCACAGGCAGGAGTCCGGAtgctgagagcccagctgggaaaTGTCAGTGCGGAGAACAGAGAACTCCAGACCCGTCTGGATAACATCACTGCAGCACTGCGAGCAGTGCAGGATTGCTTCA GGGATGTGCGGACAAAGCTCTCTGCAGGCTGGAGGCGTCATGGTGGGAACCTCTATTACTTCTCCCAAGAAGAGAAGTCATGGTTCAAGGCCCAGCAGTTCTGTGCGTCTCAGGGCTCATACCTGGCCTCTGTCTCCTCCCAAGAGGAGAAG GAGTTCCTCTCCAAGGAGATCCGGGGACAAAAACACTGGATTGGACTCACCGACCAGGGCACTGAAGGCCGCTGGCGCTGGGTGGACGGCTCAGAATACAGAGCAGATGCCAGCAGGGG GTTCTGGGATTCCCATCAGCCTGACAACTGGCACCAGGGGATCGGAGGCAGCGAAGACTGTGTTGAGATCCGCACAATGGCTATGTGGAATGATGTCAACTGCTCTCTGCCTGCGCGGTGGATCTGTAAGCAATCATGTGGACAGGCTGGGCTGTGA